GACAGCCCCAGATGCATACACCACGGCCTCCGAAATATCCAGTCCCTCACCAGTGGAGTAAAGCATCAGGCCACGGTTCGGCAATCTGCCCGACGTCCACGCCTGTACCATGGCGGTGAAATCGCTAATCTCACTGGACACCGAAAACGTTATCTTTTCGCTGGCCGGGACAATTGCCGCCACAGGCACGCTCATCGTCGTGTCCACAGCAATGGAAGCGGGGTCCCACGTATCACTTACCACCGGCCTTCCTGCAATTGCCATCCCAGTCTCACGCAATTTGGTAGAGGTTTGATCCAACCACAGCTCAAGCCGCGCGCGGTTGATGGTCGCATCTCTTGGAATGGAGTCCAGAGAGAATTTGAGCAGGATGCGCCAGCCCGTCCCATTGGCAATCATCAATCGGCCTTGTGGCGCGTCCCCCTCGTGAGTCACAAGGAAGGCATCGCGATCTGGTCGGATCAAGGTTGTGCCGGCAACGCCCTTGCGCACGTAACTCAGTTCCAGCTTGGGATAGCGCGTCGTATCCGTCGCTTGTCTGGAGTGAAACTCAACAATGGTCTGGCCGGTGCCGGTCACGTAGAGCCCGTAGTTTGGCGCGGTGCTATCGATCCACGCTTGTACCAGTGCGGGGTCAATCGACAGGCCCACCCGCAGCGAATCACCAGCCACCACTGTGCCCCACCCCACCTGTGGACCGTTTGGCCCAACAAGGCTATCCCACGTCACCGACTCTTCGCCCCAGCCCGCAACGACTTGGTGCACCGAAAGCTCAACTTGACCGGGTTCCCCGCGATAGGACGCGGGCGAGAGCCAGAGCGTCGCGCGGTCGACCACCGAGCTATCCGGCAGTGCGGCAAAGCGCACCACAAAAGCCGTCCGATAGCCTTCGGCCTGGCCCACAAGCAGAAAGGGGCTCTTCCCAGTAGTCACGCCCCCTCGCTCGTATGTGGCCTCAGCGACGGGTGGCGAGATCTCCACCTGCTTCACGCCGCCGACGTCGACTCGATCCAGGAGGGCAATGCCGTAGGGAAGCTTTTCGTTTCTCGTGCACCCGATGGCGAATACCACCATCGCCACCCCTATCGCGGCACACAAATGTCTCATGAACATCCCTCACTCGCTGCAGTAGCGTACTCTCGCGTAACTCCGGACGAAGGCCGCTGATACACAACGTGCCCTCTCTTGACTACCAAATCAACCAGTTGCACGCCGAAATGGTAGGCGATGTGGCGATAGTCTGGCACGTCCCATACGACGCAATCAGCCTGGGCGCCGGTCTCCAGGCGGCCAAGGCCCTCGCGACGGTCGATGGCCTGAGCCGCATGGAGCGTTGTGGCCATAAGGGCCTCTGCGGGCGTCATGTGCATGTGCGTGCAAGCCAACGTCATCATGAGAGGCAGGGACTCCGTCATGCAGGTGCCCGGGTTAAAGTCGGTGGACAATGCCACCGGCAAGCCAGCCTCAATCATCGCCCGCGCAGGTGCGTAGCGGTTCCTGCCCAGGAAGAACACAGCGCCCGGCAAAAGCACGGGTACCACCCCAGCTGCACGCAACGCACGAATACCAGCCTCATCTACAAAATCAAGATGGTCGGCAGAAATTGCGCCCACTTCAGAGGCCAGGCGCGCGCCACCTGAAGGTGCAAGCTGCTCCGCATGCACCTTGGGCTTCAGTCCATGCGCCTTTCCCGCCAACAGTACCTGGCGTGCTTCCTCTACGCTGAACA
The DNA window shown above is from candidate division KSB1 bacterium and carries:
- a CDS encoding DNRLRE domain-containing protein, with protein sequence MRHLCAAIGVAMVVFAIGCTRNEKLPYGIALLDRVDVGGVKQVEISPPVAEATYERGGVTTGKSPFLLVGQAEGYRTAFVVRFAALPDSSVVDRATLWLSPASYRGEPGQVELSVHQVVAGWGEESVTWDSLVGPNGPQVGWGTVVAGDSLRVGLSIDPALVQAWIDSTAPNYGLYVTGTGQTIVEFHSRQATDTTRYPKLELSYVRKGVAGTTLIRPDRDAFLVTHEGDAPQGRLMIANGTGWRILLKFSLDSIPRDATINRARLELWLDQTSTKLRETGMAIAGRPVVSDTWDPASIAVDTTMSVPVAAIVPASEKITFSVSSEISDFTAMVQAWTSGRLPNRGLMLYSTGEGLDISEAVVYASGAVEARPPRLLVEYTLPPRP
- the hutI gene encoding imidazolonepropionase — translated: MVTFQDGAVAIRGERVVAVGPTDEVLASVARHRNTVVIDAAGKVVTPGLIDAHTHLVFAGSREQEFELRAMGKSYQEIAAAGGGIRASVRQLRAARKDELVAAALERLDRFLANGVTTIEVKSGYGLSYADEIKSLEVVVELQRCHPVEVVPTLLAAHEVPDEFRADRAAYLQLVVEKIIPAVAARKLAEFCDVFCEEGVFSVEEARQVLLAGKAHGLKPKVHAEQLAPSGGARLASEVGAISADHLDFVDEAGIRALRAAGVVPVLLPGAVFFLGRNRYAPARAMIEAGLPVALSTDFNPGTCMTESLPLMMTLACTHMHMTPAEALMATTLHAAQAIDRREGLGRLETGAQADCVVWDVPDYRHIAYHFGVQLVDLVVKRGHVVYQRPSSGVTREYATAASEGCS